The Solibacillus sp. FSL R7-0682 genome includes a window with the following:
- the proS gene encoding proline--tRNA ligase, which produces MAQKTNDFSKWYIDTIQKADLMDYTPVRGCIAFKPDGYEIWEHIQAEMDKRFKETGHRNAYFPMLIPESFFQKEKEHIEGFSPELPWVTEAAGEKLEERLALRPTSETMIGHLYSNWIKSYRDLPVLINQWANVFRWEKKTLPFIRTSEFLWQEGHTAHVDEKDARKETMQMLTIYKEVVEGLLAIPVYDGQKTPSERFAGAVDTFSIEAMMKDGKAVQAGTSHYLGTKFAEAFDIKYLNKENTHEYVHTTSWGTSTRLIGSVIMVHGDQQGLVLPPKIAPTQVVLIPVGPWKKNPEIINELDNIYAALKAEGIRVRLDDSDQSPGYKFNEWELKGVPVRIELGPRDLENKQVLMKARDEAEKVSVPLQAIVESIKQELETMQTRLFEKAKAFRAENSHQHIETIDQLKQHLLQAEQNGTIPGWILAGWCGEDACEENVKEQTKFTTRNIPFNPPTTKNTCLNCGKEAKHTVWFARAY; this is translated from the coding sequence ATGGCGCAAAAAACAAACGATTTTTCTAAATGGTATATTGATACAATTCAAAAAGCAGATTTAATGGATTACACCCCTGTTCGCGGTTGTATTGCCTTTAAACCTGATGGCTATGAAATATGGGAGCATATTCAAGCAGAGATGGATAAGCGGTTCAAAGAAACTGGACATCGTAATGCGTATTTTCCAATGCTAATTCCGGAATCCTTCTTCCAAAAGGAAAAAGAGCATATTGAAGGATTCTCTCCAGAACTGCCTTGGGTAACTGAAGCTGCAGGAGAGAAATTAGAAGAACGTTTAGCACTACGTCCGACTTCTGAAACAATGATCGGACATTTATATTCAAACTGGATTAAAAGTTATCGGGATCTTCCAGTTTTAATTAATCAATGGGCAAATGTATTCCGTTGGGAAAAGAAAACTCTTCCATTCATCCGTACTTCTGAATTTTTATGGCAAGAAGGGCATACCGCGCATGTGGATGAAAAAGATGCACGTAAAGAAACCATGCAAATGCTGACGATTTATAAAGAAGTGGTCGAAGGATTACTGGCCATTCCAGTATATGATGGACAAAAAACACCATCCGAGCGCTTTGCTGGAGCAGTTGATACATTCTCCATTGAAGCGATGATGAAAGACGGAAAAGCCGTACAAGCCGGTACCTCGCACTACTTAGGTACAAAGTTTGCAGAAGCATTTGATATTAAATATTTAAATAAAGAAAATACTCATGAATATGTGCATACAACTTCTTGGGGAACGTCTACACGTTTAATCGGTTCCGTCATTATGGTTCATGGCGATCAACAAGGGCTTGTCTTACCACCAAAAATTGCACCAACTCAAGTCGTTTTGATTCCAGTCGGTCCATGGAAAAAAAATCCTGAAATTATAAACGAATTGGATAACATTTATGCAGCCTTAAAAGCGGAAGGCATTCGCGTTCGCCTTGATGATTCTGATCAATCACCAGGCTATAAATTTAACGAATGGGAATTAAAAGGTGTACCTGTGCGCATTGAACTAGGTCCGCGTGATTTAGAAAATAAGCAAGTATTAATGAAGGCACGTGATGAAGCGGAGAAAGTTTCTGTCCCTTTACAAGCCATTGTTGAAAGCATTAAACAAGAACTTGAAACAATGCAAACACGCCTTTTCGAAAAGGCGAAAGCATTTCGTGCTGAAAATTCGCACCAACATATCGAGACAATCGATCAGTTAAAACAACATTTATTACAAGCCGAACAAAATGGGACCATTCCTGGGTGGATATTAGCGGGATGGTGTGGCGAGGATGCTTGTGAAGAAAACGTAAAGGAACAAACAAAGTTTACAACACGTAACATCCCATTTAATCCACCAACAACAAAGAACACATGCCTGAATTGTGGGAAAGAAGCTAAACATACGGTTTGGTTTGCGCGTGCATACTAA
- a CDS encoding InlB B-repeat-containing protein, with protein MKKIISTLLALVLTLSCLPIQNIQAAITCDSEQLCFDEVLDGQGQVIGAKLISYAGTKKEITIPNTFNGMPVVEIGEGVFLDKKITSVKMPHTITTIGYKAFYNNDLTELTLPSSLKSIKERAFGFNDLTKLMLPNGLEHIGVSAFGYNELVAVTIPSSVKKIESSAFSNNEMITFKLMGNISSIASNSFASNPIRYVDFADSVTNFNVSALSGLDNLPYTSTGYWYTDPTLTTVYTKKTENIQRIYSKGIDYQYSFIYDVNGATSGVAPIQRNTVSGSAQVAVLMPSEPLVKPDRKFLGWNTKRDGSGENYYPGQFATMPFSYIELFAKWGTASDITVSIKDKDDQIVQYFEHKKQTVLPSSINPTKEGLVFAGLYKDKQFTHKWSITKDVVTEDTTLYAKFDLPFYSVTFETGLGGTTFPAVQVQSGKSLDVNYTPSRNGYKFDGWYTDEALKQRFYPLITSVKQDTTLYAKWTAIKYYEVHYVTNGGLELPSVQVEEGKNFYNNAVPTREGYSFEGWYTDEALTAKYQSFATQMYSDLTLYAKWREMQKFTVSFEMNGAPPMESMQVYDEFKVASLPTPEWEGHRFIGWYKNVHFTDPAHNQLLTGDLKLYAKFMRNTYTVTFVHATNTNKVTVLHGDFVTAPTAESRPGYKFIRWLETTNKEWDFNKDVVKSNLTFTAMYEPIPTYDVQFMRLPGELLTAQSVEEGELAQMPVQPTREGYRFEGWYLDPTYTKRWNPNTPVTETFQVFAKWTDNAGTQAYINGFPDGTFKPNAAVTREQMALMLANILTNYNVPTHSSTPFTDISNSYAKDAINYVNQNGLMTGKTANGFDPKGNMTRAEMATVVSRYVAKQCIEENGTEPCSNPVSPSIFSDVANGFWAKDAIMHVVQIGTMIGYPEGTFKPTNNISRAESVKVLNGVFNRPALPANVTPREFSDIDRHWAKEEIVKAATSY; from the coding sequence TTGAAAAAAATCATTTCCACTTTATTGGCGCTAGTACTAACCCTTTCATGCTTACCTATTCAAAATATACAAGCAGCAATCACATGTGATTCGGAGCAGCTTTGTTTTGATGAGGTATTAGATGGTCAAGGACAAGTTATTGGCGCAAAATTAATAAGCTATGCAGGAACAAAAAAAGAGATTACCATTCCAAATACTTTTAATGGAATGCCAGTAGTAGAAATTGGAGAAGGTGTCTTTTTAGATAAAAAAATAACTTCCGTTAAAATGCCTCATACGATTACGACAATTGGATATAAGGCTTTTTACAACAATGATCTAACTGAACTGACGCTCCCAAGTTCACTAAAATCGATTAAAGAACGGGCATTTGGCTTTAATGATTTAACAAAATTGATGTTGCCTAATGGCCTAGAACATATTGGCGTATCCGCATTTGGCTATAATGAATTAGTAGCTGTGACGATTCCTTCATCGGTTAAAAAAATTGAATCGTCTGCATTTAGTAACAATGAAATGATTACCTTTAAATTAATGGGCAATATTTCATCGATCGCATCGAATAGCTTTGCATCGAACCCAATTCGCTATGTAGATTTTGCGGATTCTGTAACAAATTTTAATGTGAGTGCTTTATCTGGCTTAGACAATTTACCTTATACATCGACAGGCTATTGGTACACAGATCCAACATTAACAACCGTTTATACGAAAAAAACGGAAAACATACAGCGTATTTATTCGAAAGGGATCGATTATCAATATTCGTTTATTTATGATGTGAACGGCGCAACTTCAGGTGTTGCACCGATTCAACGGAACACGGTTTCTGGTTCTGCTCAAGTGGCGGTTTTAATGCCAAGTGAACCTTTAGTAAAGCCAGATAGGAAGTTTTTAGGCTGGAATACGAAGCGTGATGGAAGCGGTGAAAATTACTATCCAGGTCAGTTTGCGACAATGCCTTTTAGCTATATCGAGCTTTTTGCTAAATGGGGCACTGCATCTGATATTACCGTGAGTATTAAGGATAAAGACGATCAAATAGTGCAGTATTTCGAGCATAAAAAACAAACAGTTCTTCCCTCTTCAATCAACCCTACAAAAGAAGGTTTGGTATTTGCAGGACTTTATAAAGATAAACAATTTACCCATAAATGGTCTATCACAAAAGATGTTGTAACAGAGGATACAACGCTCTATGCGAAATTTGATTTACCATTCTATTCGGTTACATTCGAGACGGGCTTAGGTGGCACTACCTTCCCAGCTGTACAAGTTCAGTCAGGCAAAAGTCTCGACGTAAATTATACCCCGAGTCGAAACGGTTATAAATTTGACGGTTGGTATACGGATGAAGCATTGAAACAGCGCTTTTATCCGCTCATAACATCGGTTAAACAAGACACAACCCTTTATGCAAAATGGACTGCCATTAAATATTATGAAGTTCATTATGTGACGAATGGTGGCTTAGAACTTCCAAGCGTACAAGTAGAGGAAGGCAAAAACTTTTACAATAATGCCGTTCCTACAAGAGAAGGTTATAGTTTTGAAGGTTGGTATACAGATGAGGCATTAACTGCGAAATATCAAAGTTTTGCGACTCAAATGTACAGCGATCTAACGTTATATGCGAAGTGGCGGGAAATGCAAAAGTTTACTGTTTCCTTCGAAATGAATGGTGCACCACCAATGGAGAGCATGCAAGTATATGATGAATTTAAAGTGGCAAGCCTCCCTACCCCTGAATGGGAAGGACACCGATTTATAGGCTGGTATAAAAACGTACACTTCACCGACCCAGCTCATAATCAATTGTTAACGGGTGATTTAAAGCTATATGCCAAATTTATGCGAAACACGTATACAGTAACATTTGTTCATGCAACGAACACGAACAAAGTAACTGTTTTACATGGCGATTTCGTAACAGCACCTACTGCGGAAAGCCGCCCTGGTTATAAGTTCATTCGCTGGTTGGAAACGACTAACAAGGAATGGGATTTTAATAAGGACGTAGTAAAGAGCAACTTAACCTTTACCGCCATGTATGAACCGATTCCTACGTATGACGTTCAATTTATGCGTTTACCTGGAGAGTTACTGACAGCTCAATCAGTAGAGGAAGGCGAACTGGCACAAATGCCTGTACAACCAACGCGCGAAGGCTATCGTTTTGAAGGTTGGTATTTAGATCCAACCTATACAAAGCGCTGGAACCCAAATACTCCTGTAACAGAGACGTTCCAAGTTTTTGCAAAATGGACTGATAATGCGGGAACACAAGCGTATATTAACGGATTCCCAGACGGGACATTCAAACCAAATGCCGCTGTTACACGGGAACAAATGGCCTTAATGCTGGCGAACATTTTAACGAATTATAATGTGCCAACACATTCGTCAACGCCATTTACGGATATTTCAAATTCGTATGCAAAAGATGCGATTAACTATGTAAATCAAAACGGCTTAATGACCGGGAAAACAGCAAATGGCTTTGATCCAAAAGGCAATATGACACGTGCCGAAATGGCAACTGTTGTTTCACGCTATGTAGCGAAGCAATGTATAGAAGAAAACGGAACTGAGCCATGTAGCAACCCTGTTAGCCCTTCTATTTTTAGCGATGTAGCGAATGGATTTTGGGCAAAGGATGCGATTATGCATGTTGTTCAAATTGGCACGATGATCGGTTACCCTGAAGGAACGTTCAAGCCAACTAACAATATCTCCCGCGCAGAATCTGTCAAAGTATTAAACGGCGTATTTAACCGCCCTGCCCTTCCAGCTAATGTAACGCCACGTGAGTTTTCCGACATTGATCGTCATTGGGCGAAAGAGGAAATTGTGAAGGCAGCAACGAGTTATTAA
- a CDS encoding HEAT repeat domain-containing protein, with amino-acid sequence MSNHKQETVNQLPENFNELKKAVNRTADWEERLQAVNELAKFKSDETIKILQYVAKADLVTKVRETAASQLKKMGQVVPVSEAPKGELFKDLRKIFLRIKKSLPAEHTYEDFKLKVEKMRSDIYNTYEGEKGADFDAWLKDMWAKASTKK; translated from the coding sequence GTGAGCAATCATAAACAAGAAACGGTAAACCAGTTACCTGAAAATTTCAATGAGTTAAAGAAAGCTGTAAACCGTACAGCAGACTGGGAAGAACGTTTACAAGCGGTAAATGAATTAGCAAAATTTAAATCTGATGAAACGATTAAAATTTTACAATATGTAGCGAAAGCGGATTTAGTAACAAAAGTGCGCGAAACAGCAGCAAGTCAGTTAAAGAAAATGGGACAAGTCGTACCCGTATCTGAAGCCCCGAAAGGCGAATTATTCAAAGATCTTCGTAAAATTTTCTTAAGAATTAAGAAAAGCTTACCTGCAGAGCATACGTACGAAGACTTCAAACTTAAAGTAGAAAAAATGCGTAGTGATATTTATAACACGTACGAAGGTGAAAAAGGCGCAGATTTTGATGCTTGGTTAAAAGATATGTGGGCTAAGGCAAGTACAAAAAAATAG
- a CDS encoding glycosyl-4,4'-diaponeurosporenoate acyltransferase CrtO family protein, which yields MMLIGLLVVNTVAWLVLHFAISALCFNIPLRYFLKDVAFLRIAPWEKNGEVWNRLLFVKKWKRYLIDGSSIVKKSYDKRRLHGTKQEDLLIFAAETKRAELTHWLLMLPAPLFFLWNPDWAGWIILAYALLANIPFIITQRYNRGRIESIVGSSRYGKGRRRKERKSR from the coding sequence ATGATGCTTATCGGGCTTCTTGTTGTTAATACAGTGGCATGGCTCGTTCTGCATTTTGCAATTTCAGCGCTGTGTTTCAACATTCCTTTGCGCTATTTTCTCAAAGATGTAGCATTTCTTCGGATTGCCCCCTGGGAGAAGAATGGGGAGGTATGGAACCGTTTATTGTTCGTGAAGAAATGGAAAAGGTACTTAATAGATGGTTCTTCCATTGTGAAGAAAAGTTATGATAAGCGCCGTCTACATGGAACGAAGCAGGAGGATTTACTGATTTTTGCAGCTGAAACGAAAAGAGCCGAGCTCACCCATTGGCTGTTAATGTTGCCGGCCCCTCTATTTTTCTTGTGGAATCCAGATTGGGCAGGCTGGATCATCCTTGCCTATGCACTCCTCGCAAACATACCGTTCATCATCACACAGCGCTATAATAGAGGAAGAATCGAATCCATTGTAGGTTCGTCCCGTTATGGTAAAGGGAGAAGGCGCAAGGAACGAAAAAGCCGATGA
- a CDS encoding glycosyltransferase codes for MGEEAAEVAILTEGMVLMEILYSIVQILSLSGLLGGLLMFWSTIKLPVQEENQSFPLLSIIIPARNEALRLPPLLQSLQMQSWTGFEVIVVDDGSSDQTSEVALSYGAKVVKSKQVGRMKPGKANACAYGGRFAEGEWLLFLDADVQLEDEKSLVKMLAGFSKQECKGILSIQPYHRIVKPYENLSVLFNIIVLTGMNVFTVWKERYRTAGSFGPCILCDKESYISTGGHEAAEESIMDDFALSDLFLERDLAVTNYVGRGIINMRMYEEGRKQLIEGWTKNLATASQSTHRFVMFLIQLWIFGALMATVAPILAFLTESNVTFSWSVAIYLFYGAHVYFLARRAGNFRIIVLFLYPFFVLFFTAVFLYSSFRTHVLHSVMWKGRKINV; via the coding sequence ATGGGTGAAGAGGCTGCGGAAGTGGCTATTTTAACAGAAGGAATGGTGCTCATGGAAATTTTATATAGTATCGTACAAATCCTGTCCTTAAGCGGCTTATTAGGCGGCCTGCTCATGTTCTGGTCCACCATAAAGCTGCCGGTGCAAGAGGAGAATCAATCATTTCCGCTCCTGTCGATTATTATACCGGCCAGAAATGAAGCGCTTCGTTTGCCACCATTGTTACAATCGCTGCAAATGCAAAGCTGGACGGGTTTTGAAGTAATCGTAGTCGATGATGGCTCCTCGGACCAGACGTCTGAAGTGGCCTTATCATACGGGGCGAAGGTGGTAAAAAGTAAACAGGTAGGCCGGATGAAGCCTGGTAAAGCGAATGCCTGCGCCTATGGGGGACGATTTGCTGAAGGGGAATGGCTTCTTTTCTTAGATGCGGATGTACAGCTTGAAGATGAGAAAAGCCTCGTGAAGATGCTTGCCGGCTTCAGCAAACAAGAATGCAAGGGTATCTTGTCCATTCAACCGTATCACCGCATTGTAAAGCCATACGAAAATTTATCCGTCCTATTCAACATCATTGTCCTGACAGGAATGAATGTATTTACCGTTTGGAAAGAAAGGTATAGGACTGCAGGGTCATTTGGACCTTGCATCCTTTGCGATAAGGAGAGCTACATTTCAACAGGAGGGCATGAGGCTGCGGAAGAATCGATTATGGATGACTTCGCACTGAGCGACCTTTTTTTAGAAAGGGACCTGGCAGTTACGAACTATGTGGGCAGAGGCATCATTAACATGCGGATGTATGAAGAGGGAAGGAAGCAATTAATTGAAGGATGGACAAAAAATCTGGCGACAGCCTCCCAATCAACCCATAGATTTGTCATGTTCCTTATTCAACTATGGATTTTTGGCGCCCTCATGGCAACCGTGGCACCCATACTCGCTTTTTTAACGGAATCCAATGTGACGTTCTCGTGGAGTGTCGCCATCTACCTATTCTATGGCGCCCATGTGTATTTTCTGGCGAGAAGGGCAGGGAATTTCCGAATTATCGTCCTCTTCCTCTATCCTTTCTTTGTGCTGTTCTTTACAGCGGTATTTTTGTATTCTTCCTTCCGAACGCATGTCCTGCATTCGGTCATGTGGAAAGGCAGGAAAATCAACGTTTAA